The following nucleotide sequence is from Salvia miltiorrhiza cultivar Shanhuang (shh) chromosome 7, IMPLAD_Smil_shh, whole genome shotgun sequence.
TACTTCTTCGTGAGATACATGTGCAGTAGAGACAATTGTGGAGGTACATTGGCCCCTTTACCTCACCAGTCTACAGTCATGGAGTGTAATGTTTGCGGCAGCTTCAGCAAATGTGAAGACTGAAGCATCAGTTTACAATAAGCAATCTCAgtgagttttttctttttctctgtTTGTGAGCTAATAATTTTCGTGTGACTATTTTCGGTTGTTGATGAGTAGAAGACATTCATGGAAGATGATAGTTTTACTAATCTCTATTGCTTATTCAAGTCACAAATTATTCTTGGTATTGCTTCATAGAAGACCTTTGTTAAATGCTGTTCTTGTTTCCAGAATAAGATTCCCGGTCCCATTTTTCTTTAGGATTATATTATATGACAAGATTAGCAATGAACCGTTAATTTCCCCATCGACATTACTTTTCTTGTTAAGGAACTTCTTATATAACTCATGTAGTTTGGTGGGATGTTTGTTCTACATTTGTTATCTCATTTCTAGGAATTCAGAATACAACAACAAAATTTAGAGGCCTTCATAACTTGAAATAATAGTCACAAGATTAAGGAGAAATATAGGCTTGTGCATAAATGTTATTACAAGTAGTGAGTTTGGAAGGATTCTAATGAAATGGATTTTATATTTCTTGAACAAGTATTTTGTCTGTTTGCTGGAGAAGCTTCAGATACATGGCCatgtaacaatttttttatgcTGCAAATCCTTGCATCACATTCCTTGTAGGTTAGAGGCGTAAAACTGGTCGATTCAATTCTCGACACTTGCAAGTATCCAACACGAGATTGTTCCCATCtcacaaatcaaattttgtttaCTGGAAAAATCTGTGTAAAACTTGTCAATGTCGACAGTAATACTTCTTTGTCAAGTGTTACttttgtattaaaattattatttacttTCGTCTTATGAGTTTTAATTGGTGAGACTATTTCATGGAAGCAAGGCAAATTGGGATGCATGAAAACTATGAAGAAAAAATAGGGATGTATATCATTTGTCAAGCTAATAGAAGCAATGTGCTTAGCCAAACCAACGCAGGTTTCTAAAGTAAATTGTGAGATGAGCTTCAAATGCTACTTAATTCTCATGCACTTGTACAACACCTCACCAAATTTCTGAAACATATGCTTCTTCAAGTACATCTTCTCCACCTTCTCTCTGCCTCTCATTCCCATTTCTTGCCTTGCTGATGGATTCTCAAGCAAGAATTCGAGATTTCTTGCGAGAACTTGACAGCCCGGCCGCCCCAAAGGATGGAGCAGCCCCGTTACATTGTGCTCGACAATCTCCCTCGTGCCTCCAGAATCCGTTCCCAGGACCTGCATCAGTGAAGAAAATCACAAAACAAGAGATGATGTTGCATGTTGTTCAAACATCAACATTTGCAATTAAGATGGCTAACGAAAGCAATTAGCTGCATGATTGCTTCATCAAGCGTTTTATATGTATGCATCATATCATATATGGATGAAAGCCAAATTTAAAGCAGTTACATATTTGCTAGTCATAGAAGAGGAAGAATGTCATACAGGAAGTCCGAATGCCATGGCCTCAATCGTTACCCTTCCGAATGTCTCTCCTATTCCCTGCACAGACATAATGAATGGATTCTTGATGGAACGGAACGACATAGGGATTCATATGTAAATATAGCATCTATTTAGATATGTTTTaaaagcacaaagaaaggaGGAGCAAACAGCTATATTTACCTGAGAATTCATTATATAAACATCTGCTGCGGCATAAAGGGAGGCAACACGAGTTGTTGCAGGAGTCCACAGCACAGATTTGGACAAGTTTGAATGTGCTGATAGATAcgtaagaagtgtttttacatAAGCTACTTTATTGCTTTTAGATCCCACCGAACCGATGACTACCTTAAGATTCTGTCCCTTCTTTCCTACGTTTTGGGATAGCATTTTTCTCATCCTAGCATCTCTACCATACCTCAGAGAATCGAGTCTTCCCTCGTTGGTGAAGATACGTGATGACCTTATTCTTTTCTTTGTGGGTGTGTCGCGCTTTGCTACACTGTCCCTTCTCCCATTCTGAAGCAGAGCTCTTGAATAATAATCGTGATCCATCAAGATCGGATCTTTGGGGCCCGAGTTGTTCAGCTGCTGGCCTTGCTCAATCATCAAGCGTGCCGATTCCATAAGCAACAACTGGCCCTTTCCGGGGTTTATACTGCTCAAGGAAACAGCCACCATATCGTCATCAGACAGTCCCATTTCTTGTCTAACAGCGCTTCTCAATGACCGTCTCTTTTCCAGCATGTTCTCCGTGGTGAACGATGGAGTATTTAGGGAGCACGAGATGCCTGCTGCAAAGGCTAGCTCATCATTCACCGAGAGTGGCACCAATGCAGGCTCGTCTTTTAACTTGATGTTTTCTTCCTCACACCAGGCTAACCACTGCTTCGACTGTTGCTCGGAAAGAAAAATCAACTTCTTTACTCGATTGATCACATGCTTCGACCTGTCGAAATACTCTCTTCTATTCTCCATGATCCACCACATAATTTGACTAGAACCAAGTACAGTACGCGATAGGTATTGCTCTGAGACCACATTTGATACAGAGAAGATGTATTAGATATCTACTAATCAATATGTTACACAATTTGAACaaaagcaaaaaagaaaaacgaagAAAGAGCATATATCCACACTAGAGATTTTTCTTCAAAGAGAACTTGGCTATTTTAATACATGGAAGCCGATCAATCATATGTTATTCAGTGATGAAACAAGTAAAAATCAAGTAGAATTAATATATTGAGCCTGAACTTCACATGAGCACCAAACTATCGGCATCTACTTGCAGTATATCAAAAGATATGGCTAAGGCAAGCAAAATTATGGAATGCATCATAAGAAAGATCGAGTATGCTCACCTATCCACGATGAACAGACAGCAGAACCTGCGATTATGATATTTGCTTTCATGGCTGTTTTGAAGCTGAGATCTGACTTGTCCTCGAGCACTTTAATTTTCCTACGGTTAAGTTCCGACATCAAGCCGCCCTTTTTGTTCAGAACTATAACTGATATCGTAGCTCCACAGCTCAGAAATTCCGTTGCCAGCTCCAGCATTGCAAGAGGAGCTCCCGTCATGGACAGCTCGTGGAAGATCAACACAAACTTCCTCGACCAAACAAGACGTGCAAATGCTCCCTTCCGGTCACAGGTGCCTGACCGCTTCTCAGGGCTCCAGTCCAAAATCGAATCCTCCACAGAGCCAAATGGACCGACAAGGAATCCATAAGTTGTATTCTTCTTGGGAATTTCTTCCATTTGTACATCATCAACTTCACTTTCTACATCTTGTGCCACAACCTTCACTTTACCAGAGCTCCTCCTACGGGAACCATGCCCGGATCTCTTACTTCTCTTCTTCGAAGCCTTATTTTTATTCAATGAATTGCCACTTCCACTCTCTGCAAGAACGACATCCACATTCTCCGAACTTGAGTTACTCGTCCCGTTCTTGAACTCAAGTGCTCCAGAATCAACAGCAGCAATCAAGCCCCTCCTGTTACTCCGTTGTGCTGCGGATTTTCCACCTTTTATTTCACCTCCATAGCCACCACTAAAAAGATCCTCCTTATTATCTCCATGCGCCCATCTCGACTGGAAGTAGAATCCAGCATAAGCCCAAAGAGTGATCAAAAGCAGCCAAAGCACAATGCGGTTGCTTCTGAAGCAATACGAAAAAATATAACCACCACTCCTGCCCTCTCTTCTCGGAGTCCGGCCGGAGCTCAGCCTCCTAAAAGAAGGAGAGCCCCTCGGAGTTGACTTTCCCGACGAAGGCGACTTCAAGCCACCACCGCCTGGCCTCAATGGGGACAACCTAACTATGTTCATATCCTCCATTGCAAAATTTCTAATCACTACACTATCACAGTGTTTCTAGATGCTCACACaacaacatttcatcataatgAACCCAAGCTGCGCCAACCTCAAATCGTTAATCAGATTcttgaatctaaaattccaaGAAACAAAGCAATCCAAACCGATAATCTGCAATGCAAAACCAAGATTTCCCAGTAATTACAACACTCTGAGATGAATTTCCCCTGATCCATTTCAGTCAATTTCTCGGCCAAGAAAAACAAACGAGCAGCATTGAGTTCTTGATAATAataagtaataaataaataaaaagcagaaaaaggaaaaattagAAAAGCGCAAATTCAATTGCTCCAAGAAACCAGAAgaaactaaaaaggaaaaagtaaTCCCGAAAACTCACCGAGTTTAACGGAACAGAGATTCCGGTGGGAGCTGACAGCAGCTGAAAATTGATCTTTGAGCAAAGTGGTGAGCAAGTAGTTGGAATTATTTACAGAGGTGAAAGTGAATAATGAGGAAA
It contains:
- the LOC130992388 gene encoding uncharacterized protein LOC130992388 translates to MEDMNIVRLSPLRPGGGGLKSPSSGKSTPRGSPSFRRLSSGRTPRREGRSGGYIFSYCFRSNRIVLWLLLITLWAYAGFYFQSRWAHGDNKEDLFSGGYGGEIKGGKSAAQRSNRRGLIAAVDSGALEFKNGTSNSSSENVDVVLAESGSGNSLNKNKASKKRSKRSGHGSRRRSSGKVKVVAQDVESEVDDVQMEEIPKKNTTYGFLVGPFGSVEDSILDWSPEKRSGTCDRKGAFARLVWSRKFVLIFHELSMTGAPLAMLELATEFLSCGATISVIVLNKKGGLMSELNRRKIKVLEDKSDLSFKTAMKANIIIAGSAVCSSWIEQYLSRTVLGSSQIMWWIMENRREYFDRSKHVINRVKKLIFLSEQQSKQWLAWCEEENIKLKDEPALVPLSVNDELAFAAGISCSLNTPSFTTENMLEKRRSLRSAVRQEMGLSDDDMVAVSLSSINPGKGQLLLMESARLMIEQGQQLNNSGPKDPILMDHDYYSRALLQNGRRDSVAKRDTPTKKRIRSSRIFTNEGRLDSLRYGRDARMRKMLSQNVGKKGQNLKVVIGSVGSKSNKVAYVKTLLTYLSAHSNLSKSVLWTPATTRVASLYAAADVYIMNSQGIGETFGRVTIEAMAFGLPVLGTDSGGTREIVEHNVTGLLHPLGRPGCQVLARNLEFLLENPSARQEMGMRGREKVEKMYLKKHMFQKFGEVLYKCMRIK